The following are encoded together in the Thalassolituus oleivorans MIL-1 genome:
- the pnp gene encoding polyribonucleotide nucleotidyltransferase has product MSNKPVANIKTFEFGGQTVTLETGRIARQADGAVLASIGKTQVLAAVVAAKSTKPGQDFFPLSVHYQEKMYAAGRIPGGYLKREARPSEKETLTSRLIDRPIRPLFPDGFMNEVQVILTVMASEKDVDPDICAMIAASAALSISGVPFNGPIAGARVGFVEDQGYMLNPTYSQLEDSLLDMVVAGTKDAVLMVESEADELTEDEMLGAVLFAHNAFQPAITAIAEWTAELNVQRWDWTAEAKNIPLYDAVKAQTAAAISEAYTISDKMARYGKLDEIKKEAVAKLAAAEGEEGFSADEIADMIGELKYEIVRQRSVDGHPRIDGRDNDTVRGLTIETGVLNTTHGSALFTRGETQAIVTTTLGSSRDAQMIDFLHGTKTDPFLFHYNFPSYSVGECGRMSPPGRREIGHGRLARRGIQAMMPSHDEFPYTIRVVSEITESNGSSSMASVCGASLALMDAGVPIKAPVAGIAMGLIKEGEKFAVLTDILGDEDHLGDMDFKVAGTDEGITALQMDIKIEGITEQIMEIALEKAKAARLTILEQMNAVIAEPRTELSANAPTMSAMRVPSDKIRDVIGKGGATIRDITEKTGASVDISDDGSIKIFAADKASADAAIAMIQAITAEIEVGVTYEGKVSKIVDFGAFITVLPGKDGLLHISQISEDRVENVADFLTEGQMVKVHVMDVDPKGRVKLTMKGVEQ; this is encoded by the coding sequence ATGAGCAACAAACCTGTCGCAAACATTAAAACATTTGAATTCGGCGGTCAGACCGTCACGCTAGAAACTGGTCGTATCGCCCGTCAAGCAGATGGCGCAGTATTGGCAAGCATCGGTAAGACCCAAGTATTAGCTGCTGTTGTTGCAGCAAAATCGACCAAACCTGGTCAAGATTTTTTCCCTCTTTCTGTTCACTACCAAGAAAAAATGTACGCCGCTGGCCGTATTCCTGGTGGTTACCTCAAGCGTGAAGCGCGTCCATCAGAAAAAGAAACTCTGACTTCTCGTTTGATCGACCGTCCAATTCGTCCACTGTTCCCAGACGGTTTCATGAACGAAGTTCAGGTTATCCTGACTGTTATGGCCTCTGAAAAAGACGTTGATCCAGATATCTGTGCCATGATTGCTGCGTCTGCCGCACTGTCTATTTCTGGTGTACCTTTCAATGGTCCTATCGCTGGTGCGCGTGTTGGCTTCGTTGAAGATCAAGGCTACATGTTGAACCCAACATACAGCCAGCTAGAAGATTCATTGTTAGACATGGTTGTAGCCGGTACTAAAGACGCCGTATTGATGGTGGAATCTGAAGCCGACGAACTGACTGAAGACGAAATGCTAGGCGCAGTATTGTTCGCTCATAATGCATTCCAGCCTGCCATTACAGCGATTGCTGAGTGGACTGCTGAATTGAATGTACAGCGTTGGGATTGGACTGCAGAAGCTAAAAACATACCGTTGTATGACGCTGTTAAAGCGCAAACTGCTGCTGCAATCAGCGAAGCCTATACTATCTCTGACAAGATGGCGCGTTACGGCAAGCTAGATGAAATTAAGAAAGAAGCCGTTGCTAAATTAGCAGCAGCTGAAGGCGAAGAAGGTTTCTCTGCGGATGAAATCGCTGACATGATTGGCGAATTAAAGTACGAAATCGTACGTCAACGTAGCGTTGATGGTCACCCACGTATCGACGGTCGTGACAACGATACTGTTCGTGGTTTAACCATCGAGACCGGTGTTCTTAACACCACTCACGGTTCTGCTTTGTTCACTCGTGGTGAAACTCAAGCGATCGTTACGACGACTCTTGGCTCTTCACGTGATGCGCAGATGATCGACTTCTTGCATGGCACTAAGACAGATCCATTCTTGTTCCACTACAACTTCCCTTCTTACTCAGTGGGTGAGTGTGGTCGTATGAGCCCTCCGGGTCGTCGTGAAATTGGTCACGGTCGTTTGGCTCGTCGTGGTATTCAAGCCATGATGCCGTCACATGATGAGTTCCCGTACACCATTCGCGTGGTATCTGAGATCACTGAGTCGAACGGTTCGTCTTCAATGGCGTCTGTTTGTGGTGCATCTTTGGCGCTGATGGATGCTGGTGTTCCAATCAAAGCCCCTGTTGCTGGTATCGCTATGGGTCTGATCAAAGAAGGCGAGAAGTTCGCTGTTCTTACCGACATCTTGGGTGACGAAGATCACCTTGGTGATATGGACTTTAAAGTTGCCGGTACAGATGAAGGTATCACTGCATTGCAGATGGATATCAAGATTGAAGGTATCACTGAGCAGATTATGGAAATCGCTCTAGAAAAAGCAAAAGCTGCGCGTTTGACCATCCTTGAGCAAATGAATGCGGTTATTGCTGAGCCTCGCACAGAATTGTCTGCCAACGCACCGACGATGTCGGCAATGCGTGTACCATCAGACAAAATCCGTGACGTGATCGGTAAAGGTGGTGCGACTATTCGTGATATCACCGAGAAAACCGGTGCATCAGTTGATATCAGCGATGACGGCTCTATTAAAATCTTCGCAGCGGATAAAGCTAGCGCAGACGCCGCTATTGCTATGATCCAAGCGATCACGGCTGAAATCGAAGTCGGCGTTACTTACGAAGGTAAAGTAAGCAAGATCGTTGATTTCGGTGCTTTCATTACCGTACTTCCTGGCAAAGATGGTTTGCTGCACATCTCTCAGATCAGCGAAGATCGCGTAGAGAACGTGGCTGACTTCTTAACTGAAGGCCAAATGGTAAAAGTCCATGTAATGGACGTTGATCCAAAAGGTCGT
- the rpsO gene encoding 30S ribosomal protein S15: MALSAEKKAEIVKEYQTAEGDTGSPEVQVALLTFNINGLQGHFKDHKKDHHSKRGLIRMVNQRRKLLDYLKGKDANRYLELIKRLGLRR; this comes from the coding sequence ATGGCATTATCTGCTGAAAAGAAAGCTGAAATCGTAAAAGAGTATCAAACTGCTGAAGGTGATACTGGTTCTCCAGAAGTTCAAGTTGCTTTGTTGACTTTCAACATCAACGGCCTGCAAGGTCACTTCAAAGACCACAAGAAAGATCACCACTCAAAGCGCGGTTTGATCCGCATGGTAAACCAACGTCGTAAGTTGTTGGATTACTTGAAAGGTAAAGATGCGAACCGTTACTTAGAGCTGATCAAGCGCCTAGGTCTGCGTCGCTAA
- the truB gene encoding tRNA pseudouridine(55) synthase TruB, giving the protein MGRNSSRRKKGRDISGIIVVNKPYGASSNHVLQQVKTLFNANKAGHTGALDPLATGLLPICLGEATKFSQLLLESDKAYDTTATLGEIRSTGDAEGEVLKQAPIPVLAEDDIEEILTKFRGNVEQVPPMFSALKLDGKPLYKLARKGVMSDEEMRAVAEKKRRTIQINSLVLNEFGTDTIQLSVQCSKGTYIRTLVEDIGEAIGSGAYVSRLHRTQSGPYHAEQMVTLEELERIAEEGGQAALDALLLPAYTALPESWPKIELNEADATKILHGQAVSTGLKDTPSVQLWAVGSGVSELLGIGRIKNKGIRPQRLLQERIPKLD; this is encoded by the coding sequence ATGGGCAGAAATAGCTCTCGACGCAAAAAAGGCCGTGATATTAGCGGTATCATCGTGGTGAACAAACCTTATGGGGCGAGTTCAAACCACGTACTACAGCAAGTTAAAACTCTGTTCAACGCCAATAAAGCTGGTCATACGGGGGCACTTGATCCGTTAGCAACAGGGTTATTGCCCATCTGTTTAGGTGAGGCAACTAAGTTTTCGCAGCTGTTATTGGAATCCGATAAAGCGTACGACACGACCGCGACCTTAGGCGAAATCCGTAGCACCGGCGATGCTGAAGGCGAGGTGCTAAAACAAGCCCCAATTCCCGTGTTAGCTGAAGATGATATTGAAGAGATATTGACCAAATTCCGTGGCAATGTTGAACAAGTTCCTCCGATGTTTTCGGCACTCAAATTGGACGGTAAGCCGTTATATAAGCTGGCCCGTAAAGGCGTGATGAGTGATGAGGAAATGCGTGCCGTTGCTGAAAAGAAACGCCGCACGATTCAGATTAACTCCCTAGTCTTAAATGAGTTCGGCACGGATACGATTCAGCTATCGGTGCAGTGCTCAAAGGGTACTTATATACGCACCCTAGTTGAAGATATCGGTGAAGCTATTGGCTCTGGTGCATATGTGAGCCGCTTACATCGCACTCAATCTGGCCCCTATCATGCTGAGCAAATGGTGACGTTGGAAGAGTTAGAACGTATCGCTGAAGAAGGTGGCCAAGCCGCTTTAGATGCGTTACTTCTACCAGCTTACACAGCATTGCCAGAAAGTTGGCCGAAAATTGAACTAAATGAAGCCGATGCTACGAAAATCCTGCATGGACAAGCCGTCAGTACTGGCTTAAAGGACACGCCTTCAGTACAATTATGGGCCGTTGGATCTGGTGTTTCTGAATTGCTTGGCATTGGCCGCATCAAAAACAAAGGGATACGTCCGCAACGCTTGTTGCAGGAGCGAATTCCTAAACTAGACTGA
- the rbfA gene encoding 30S ribosome-binding factor RbfA gives MPKDFSRTSRLGEQIQREVARMIQFDMKDPRLGLVTLNYVKVAKDLGYADLYFTVMGARGESDAEIRTQTSRILNDAAGYLRSELARILTTRVTPQLRFHYDESMDRGHHLTGLIKRAMAEDALHEKDSDKD, from the coding sequence ATGCCAAAAGACTTCAGTCGTACCTCGCGTCTGGGTGAACAGATTCAACGCGAAGTAGCGCGTATGATTCAATTTGATATGAAAGATCCACGCCTTGGCTTGGTGACTTTAAACTATGTGAAAGTTGCAAAAGATCTAGGGTATGCCGATTTGTATTTCACGGTAATGGGTGCGCGTGGCGAATCAGATGCCGAAATTCGTACTCAAACCTCACGTATTTTAAATGATGCCGCCGGTTATTTGCGCAGCGAGCTAGCGCGTATTTTAACTACGCGTGTCACACCGCAATTACGCTTCCATTACGATGAAAGTATGGATCGTGGTCACCATTTAACGGGTCTGATTAAACGTGCAATGGCAGAAGATGCGCTGCATGAAAAAGACAGCGATAAAGATTAA
- the infB gene encoding translation initiation factor IF-2, which yields MAEVTVKELADVVGTSAERLLSQMKEAGLPQTAENQQVSDEQKQSLLLFLKKSHGEESGEPKKITLKRKVTTTLKTGQGGKKAVSIEVRKKRTYVKRDEVDPAVEKARLEEEARLAAEAQAAEAAKAAALAAEKAAEEAKVAAAPVVADKPAAAEPATKASEPVAKAKVKAKEKAPAPETEDAAQKRAEAELAQQRLEESRKKAKGGEKKRVDDKPESRFNDGGSQDKNRPRRAKTKLKSNRSSSSRHNQNANNEHAFTRPTAPVVKEVELPEAITVGDLASKMSVKAGEVIKVLMKMGVMATINQTLDQDTATLVVEEMGHTVSKLIADNALEVAVTESVNYSGDELPRAPVVTVMGHVDHGKTSLLDYIRRTRVVHGEAGGITQHIGAYHVETDHGMVSFLDTPGHAAFTSMRARGAQSTDVVILVVAADDGVMPQTEEAVQHAKAAGVPIVVAINKMDKESADPERVKSELAGRDVLPEDWGGTVPFIPVSAHTGMGIDELLEAVLLQAEILELKAHFTGPGQGVVVESRLDKGRGPVATLLVQNGMLKKGDIVLAGTCYGRARALLDENGEQTAEAGPSIPVEILGLNGTPDAGDNFMVVESEKKAREVAEFRESRMKEIVQQRQQAAKLDALFSGMGADKVENLNVVLKADVRGSLEALISSLQKLGTSEVKVNVVSSGVGGITETDVTLAVASSAVVFGFNVRADNAAKRIVENSGIDMRYYSVIYDLLDDVKQAMAGLLAPELREEITGIAEVRDVFNSPKFGQIAGCMVTDGTIYRNKKIRVLRDNVVVYEGELESLRRYKDDVQEVRNGMECGIGVKNYQDVRPGDQIEVFDVREIARTL from the coding sequence ATGGCTGAAGTAACGGTAAAAGAACTCGCCGACGTGGTAGGGACCAGCGCAGAGCGCTTGTTGTCCCAGATGAAAGAAGCGGGGTTGCCACAGACGGCTGAAAACCAACAGGTTTCAGACGAGCAGAAGCAGTCACTGTTGCTGTTTCTGAAAAAGAGCCACGGCGAAGAATCAGGTGAACCTAAAAAAATCACTTTGAAGCGTAAAGTAACGACCACGTTGAAAACGGGTCAGGGCGGCAAAAAGGCGGTCTCTATTGAGGTTCGCAAAAAGCGCACTTACGTGAAGCGTGATGAAGTCGATCCTGCTGTTGAAAAAGCACGCTTAGAAGAAGAAGCGCGTTTAGCGGCAGAAGCACAAGCAGCCGAGGCGGCGAAGGCCGCGGCATTAGCTGCCGAAAAAGCAGCTGAAGAAGCTAAAGTAGCGGCAGCGCCTGTCGTGGCTGATAAGCCGGCGGCGGCAGAGCCAGCGACGAAAGCATCAGAGCCTGTAGCGAAAGCGAAAGTTAAAGCCAAAGAAAAAGCACCTGCCCCTGAAACTGAAGATGCAGCGCAGAAACGTGCCGAAGCCGAACTTGCTCAACAGCGTTTGGAAGAGTCACGTAAGAAAGCGAAGGGCGGCGAAAAGAAACGTGTTGATGATAAGCCAGAAAGTCGTTTCAACGACGGTGGCAGCCAAGACAAGAATCGTCCGCGTCGTGCTAAAACTAAGCTTAAGAGCAATCGTAGTTCGTCTTCACGTCATAACCAAAATGCGAATAACGAGCACGCGTTTACGCGTCCTACCGCACCGGTTGTGAAAGAAGTTGAATTACCAGAAGCAATTACGGTTGGCGATCTGGCATCTAAGATGTCGGTTAAAGCTGGTGAAGTGATTAAGGTTCTGATGAAAATGGGCGTTATGGCGACCATCAACCAGACGCTTGATCAAGACACTGCAACCTTAGTGGTTGAAGAAATGGGTCACACCGTTTCTAAGTTAATTGCTGATAACGCATTAGAAGTAGCCGTAACTGAATCGGTTAATTACAGCGGTGATGAGTTACCTCGCGCTCCTGTCGTAACGGTAATGGGTCACGTTGACCATGGTAAAACATCTTTACTGGATTACATTCGTCGCACCCGTGTTGTACACGGCGAAGCGGGCGGTATTACCCAGCATATTGGTGCTTACCACGTTGAAACTGACCACGGTATGGTGTCGTTCTTGGATACTCCAGGACACGCGGCGTTTACCTCTATGCGTGCTCGTGGTGCTCAATCCACAGACGTTGTTATTCTTGTTGTTGCCGCCGATGACGGCGTGATGCCACAAACAGAAGAAGCCGTTCAGCACGCGAAAGCGGCTGGTGTGCCGATTGTGGTTGCGATCAACAAAATGGATAAAGAAAGCGCCGATCCAGAACGTGTTAAGAGCGAACTGGCTGGTCGCGATGTATTGCCAGAAGATTGGGGCGGTACAGTGCCATTCATACCAGTATCAGCGCATACCGGTATGGGCATCGATGAATTATTAGAAGCCGTTCTGCTGCAAGCTGAAATTCTAGAATTGAAAGCGCACTTCACCGGCCCTGGCCAAGGTGTTGTTGTTGAATCGCGTCTTGATAAAGGCCGCGGTCCAGTAGCGACTCTATTAGTACAGAACGGCATGCTGAAGAAAGGCGACATCGTTTTAGCGGGTACTTGCTATGGTCGCGCTCGTGCATTGTTGGACGAGAATGGCGAGCAAACTGCTGAAGCTGGCCCATCAATCCCTGTAGAAATTTTGGGCTTGAATGGTACGCCAGATGCGGGCGACAACTTTATGGTTGTTGAAAGCGAGAAGAAGGCACGTGAAGTGGCTGAATTCCGCGAATCTCGTATGAAAGAGATCGTTCAACAGCGCCAGCAGGCTGCTAAGTTGGATGCCTTGTTCAGTGGTATGGGTGCTGACAAAGTTGAAAACCTGAACGTGGTGCTGAAAGCAGACGTTCGTGGTTCGCTAGAAGCCTTGATTAGTTCCTTGCAGAAGTTAGGTACTAGTGAAGTTAAAGTGAATGTTGTTTCGTCTGGTGTCGGTGGTATCACTGAAACTGACGTAACCCTCGCGGTTGCTTCGAGTGCAGTGGTGTTTGGTTTCAACGTACGTGCTGATAATGCAGCTAAGCGTATCGTTGAAAACAGCGGCATTGATATGCGTTATTACAGCGTAATTTACGATCTGCTTGATGATGTTAAACAAGCCATGGCTGGTTTGTTGGCACCTGAGTTGCGTGAAGAAATTACCGGTATTGCGGAAGTACGTGATGTATTTAACTCACCTAAGTTCGGTCAGATTGCTGGCTGTATGGTGACGGATGGTACTATCTATCGTAATAAGAAAATCCGTGTTCTACGTGACAACGTAGTTGTGTATGAAGGCGAATTGGAATCGCTACGTCGTTATAAAGACGATGTACAAGAAGTACGCAACGGCATGGAATGTGGTATCGGCGTGAAGAACTACCAAGACGTTCGCCCTGGCGATCAGATCGAAGTGTTCGATGTGCGTGAAATCGCACGTACGCTATAA
- the nusA gene encoding transcription termination factor NusA, which translates to MSKEILLVAEAVSNEKGVSKEIIFEAIESALAAAAKKRYDDEDATIRVDIDRKTGDYETFRSWLVVSNDVVPGLGDELTLQEAHEIDTNLQPGDTYETVVDNPDFGRIAAQAAKQIIVQKVREAERAQIVEQYQHREGELIHGTVKKVTRDNVIVDLGNNAEGLLPKEHLIGREIMRMGDRVRTILHSVRPENRGPQLMLSRTVPAMLIELFRIEVPEIAEEVIEIKGAARDPGSRAKIAVKSNDKRIDPVGACVGMRGGRVQAVTNELGGNERIDIVLWDDNPAQLVINAMAPADVASIIMDEETNSMDVAVAADNLAQAIGRGGQNVRLASELTGWEINVMTEEQASEKQNEEASGFIDNFINVLDLDEDFATLLVEEGFTTLEEIAYVPMEEMLSIDGLDEDVVTELRNRAKDVLLTQAIASEEKLESAEPAEDLLTMEGMDKHLALVLASKGICTMEDLAEQSIDDLLDIEAMTEEQAAKLIMTARAPWFEGND; encoded by the coding sequence ATGAGCAAAGAAATTCTCCTGGTCGCGGAAGCGGTATCCAATGAGAAGGGCGTTTCAAAAGAAATTATTTTTGAAGCAATTGAATCGGCCCTGGCAGCGGCTGCCAAGAAGCGTTATGACGATGAAGACGCTACCATCCGCGTTGATATTGACCGTAAAACCGGCGATTACGAAACATTCCGTAGTTGGTTGGTGGTTAGTAATGATGTAGTTCCTGGATTGGGTGACGAACTAACCCTGCAGGAAGCACACGAAATTGATACAAATCTGCAACCTGGTGATACCTACGAAACTGTTGTGGATAATCCAGATTTCGGTCGTATTGCTGCCCAAGCGGCAAAGCAAATTATCGTACAAAAAGTACGTGAAGCTGAACGTGCGCAAATTGTTGAGCAATACCAACATCGCGAAGGCGAACTGATTCACGGCACCGTGAAAAAAGTAACACGCGATAACGTGATTGTTGATTTGGGTAATAATGCCGAAGGTTTACTACCGAAAGAGCATTTAATTGGTCGTGAAATTATGCGTATGGGCGATCGTGTTCGCACCATTTTGCATTCTGTTCGCCCAGAAAATCGTGGTCCGCAATTAATGTTGAGCCGCACTGTGCCGGCCATGTTAATTGAACTGTTCCGTATTGAAGTGCCTGAGATCGCTGAAGAAGTGATTGAAATTAAAGGTGCTGCTCGTGATCCAGGTTCACGTGCGAAAATCGCGGTTAAGTCAAACGACAAGCGCATTGATCCTGTCGGTGCTTGCGTTGGTATGCGCGGTGGTCGTGTGCAAGCGGTTACCAACGAACTTGGTGGTAATGAGCGTATTGATATTGTTCTTTGGGACGACAACCCAGCGCAGTTGGTTATCAATGCTATGGCACCGGCTGATGTTGCTTCCATCATTATGGATGAAGAAACGAACAGTATGGACGTCGCAGTGGCTGCCGATAACTTGGCGCAAGCGATCGGTCGTGGCGGTCAGAACGTACGTTTGGCATCCGAGCTGACTGGCTGGGAAATCAACGTCATGACCGAAGAACAAGCCTCTGAGAAACAAAACGAAGAAGCCTCTGGTTTCATCGATAACTTCATCAATGTGCTGGATTTGGATGAAGACTTCGCCACTTTGTTGGTTGAAGAAGGCTTCACCACTTTAGAAGAAATAGCATACGTACCAATGGAAGAAATGCTGTCCATTGACGGTTTAGATGAAGACGTTGTTACTGAACTGCGTAATCGCGCAAAAGACGTACTGCTGACTCAAGCAATTGCTTCTGAAGAGAAATTGGAATCTGCAGAGCCTGCAGAAGACCTTCTTACAATGGAAGGTATGGATAAGCATTTAGCGTTGGTACTTGCCAGTAAAGGCATTTGTACGATGGAAGATCTTGCCGAGCAATCCATCGATGACCTGCTGGATATTGAGGCGATGACTGAAGAACAGGCTGCGAAGCTGATCATGACAGCACGCGCGCCTTGGTTCGAAGGCAACGACTAA
- the rimP gene encoding ribosome maturation factor RimP codes for MSKDTQLTEMIGPVVESMGFVYWGLEFSAQGRHSLLRVFIDHEDGINVDHCASVSRQISSVLDVEDPISQEYTLEVSSPGMDRPLFTLEQYVAYTGHIIDVRLRMPFDGRRKFKGQLVGIEEQDIVMRVDDHEYLLPIELIDKANVVPQFKD; via the coding sequence TTGTCAAAAGATACACAGTTAACAGAAATGATTGGCCCAGTGGTCGAATCTATGGGTTTTGTCTACTGGGGACTTGAGTTTTCAGCTCAAGGACGTCATTCGCTGTTGCGTGTTTTTATTGATCACGAAGATGGCATTAACGTTGATCATTGCGCGAGCGTCAGTCGGCAAATTAGTAGCGTCTTGGATGTTGAAGATCCTATCTCTCAGGAATATACCCTAGAGGTATCTTCTCCTGGTATGGATCGTCCACTGTTCACATTAGAGCAGTACGTTGCTTATACAGGTCACATTATAGATGTGCGCCTGCGTATGCCGTTTGATGGCCGTCGCAAATTTAAAGGTCAGCTGGTTGGTATCGAAGAGCAAGATATCGTGATGCGTGTAGACGATCACGAATATTTGCTACCTATCGAACTAATCGATAAAGCTAATGTTGTTCCACAATTCAAGGACTAA
- the secG gene encoding preprotein translocase subunit SecG, producing the protein MEQIILIVHIVLALGIVFFVMIQQGKGADAGASFGSGASQTVFGSQGSGNFLSRSTAILATAFFVTSLGLAVFAKQHATKASDLGIPSQEVIETLEQDTPVVEEYAPSVDAPELDASVSGEAPEVETPEQTK; encoded by the coding sequence ATGGAACAAATTATTTTAATCGTTCACATTGTATTGGCGCTTGGTATCGTCTTTTTTGTGATGATTCAGCAAGGTAAAGGTGCGGATGCAGGTGCTTCTTTCGGCAGTGGTGCATCGCAAACTGTATTCGGCAGCCAAGGTTCTGGTAACTTTTTAAGCCGTTCAACGGCTATTTTGGCAACTGCTTTCTTTGTGACCAGCCTAGGTTTGGCGGTATTCGCTAAGCAGCACGCGACAAAAGCATCGGATTTAGGTATTCCAAGCCAAGAAGTGATAGAAACACTTGAGCAAGATACCCCTGTTGTGGAAGAATACGCGCCGTCTGTTGATGCGCCGGAATTAGACGCATCAGTATCTGGCGAAGCGCCAGAAGTAGAGACGCCTGAACAGACGAAGTAA
- the tpiA gene encoding triose-phosphate isomerase — protein sequence MRRLLVAGNWKMNASVAMTEHLLSAIRDAEIDTCDVAVFPPFPYLALAHSTIADAPIRLGAQTCSLEQSGAFTGEVAVSMLSEFQVALVLVGHSERRSLYGETDKIVLLKTLRVLEQGMTAVVCIGETLEERQAGNEREVVETQLRLLLDELSDQQWQSVVLAYEPVWAIGTGETATPEQAQAMHRYIRSLLQQRSADIANTTQILYGGSVKAANAAELFSQPDIDGGLVGGASLDANEFLGICRAK from the coding sequence ATGCGTCGTTTACTGGTAGCCGGTAACTGGAAAATGAATGCTTCCGTCGCTATGACCGAGCATTTACTGTCCGCGATCCGGGATGCTGAGATCGATACATGTGATGTGGCTGTTTTTCCACCATTCCCTTACCTAGCATTGGCACACAGTACTATCGCAGATGCGCCCATTCGCTTGGGTGCACAGACGTGTAGTCTTGAGCAAAGCGGCGCGTTTACCGGCGAAGTAGCAGTGTCTATGCTATCTGAGTTTCAGGTGGCTTTGGTCTTGGTTGGTCATTCTGAACGACGCAGCCTGTATGGCGAAACAGATAAAATTGTTTTGTTGAAGACATTGCGTGTGCTTGAGCAAGGTATGACTGCAGTTGTGTGTATCGGTGAGACGCTAGAAGAGCGCCAAGCTGGTAATGAGCGTGAAGTAGTTGAGACTCAGCTGAGATTATTGCTTGATGAATTGTCAGACCAGCAATGGCAGTCGGTTGTTTTAGCGTATGAGCCAGTATGGGCAATCGGTACGGGTGAGACAGCAACGCCAGAGCAAGCACAAGCGATGCATCGCTATATTCGTAGCTTGTTGCAGCAGCGTAGTGCTGATATTGCGAATACTACACAGATTTTGTACGGCGGCAGCGTAAAGGCTGCTAATGCGGCGGAGTTATTCTCCCAGCCGGATATTGATGGTGGATTGGTCGGCGGTGCCTCGTTGGATGCCAATGAATTTCTTGGAATTTGTCGAGCTAAATAA
- the glmM gene encoding phosphoglucosamine mutase, with translation MSRKYFGTDGVRGRVGVAPITPQFIMHLGWAAGKVFAQQGKSRILIGKDTRISGYMFESALEAGLSAAGVDVGLLGPIPTPGIAYLTRTFRAQAGIVISASHNPYYDNGIKFFSGDGTKLPDETELQIESYLDLPMDCVESDRLGKAVRINDAAGRYIEFCKGTVNSLNLRGLRVVLDCSHGATYQIAPAVFSELGATVITIGNQPNGMNINDGVGSTSPEGLRAKVLEEKADLGIAFDGDGDRVMMVDHLGELVDGDQLLFIVATHAQEQGRLKGGVVGTQMSNLGLELALKEQGVEFLRAKVGDRYVMQMLAENGWRYGGESSGHLLCLDSNSTGDGIVSALQVLLALRDTGVGLHEWQKRMSKMPQTMINVHRSRNIDVMSDATIQAAIAATEKKLANRGRVLLRPSGTEPLVRVMVEGEDPVVTQLLAQELAEVVERALA, from the coding sequence ATGAGTAGAAAGTATTTTGGTACCGATGGCGTGCGCGGTCGAGTGGGCGTTGCGCCGATTACTCCGCAATTTATTATGCATCTGGGATGGGCTGCGGGTAAGGTGTTTGCGCAGCAAGGCAAAAGCCGCATTTTAATCGGTAAAGATACGCGAATTTCCGGCTATATGTTTGAGTCTGCTTTAGAAGCAGGGCTTTCGGCGGCTGGCGTTGATGTCGGTTTATTGGGGCCTATTCCAACGCCAGGTATTGCCTATTTAACCCGGACTTTCCGTGCGCAAGCCGGCATTGTGATCAGTGCCTCGCACAATCCTTATTACGATAATGGTATTAAGTTTTTTTCGGGTGACGGCACTAAATTACCAGACGAAACTGAATTACAGATTGAGTCCTACCTTGATTTGCCGATGGATTGTGTGGAATCAGATCGGTTAGGTAAAGCGGTGCGCATTAATGATGCGGCGGGTCGATATATCGAATTTTGCAAAGGCACAGTGAACTCCTTGAATTTACGCGGCCTACGCGTGGTGCTGGATTGCAGCCATGGTGCTACTTATCAAATTGCACCGGCGGTATTCTCTGAATTAGGGGCTACGGTTATCACGATTGGTAATCAGCCCAATGGTATGAATATCAACGATGGTGTCGGTTCAACGTCGCCAGAAGGATTGCGCGCTAAGGTATTGGAAGAAAAAGCCGACCTTGGTATTGCCTTCGATGGCGATGGCGATCGCGTTATGATGGTCGATCATTTGGGTGAGTTAGTTGATGGCGATCAATTGCTGTTTATTGTCGCTACTCATGCTCAAGAGCAAGGTCGTTTAAAAGGCGGCGTTGTTGGTACGCAAATGAGTAACCTAGGTCTTGAATTAGCTCTAAAAGAGCAAGGTGTTGAGTTCTTGCGTGCCAAAGTCGGCGATCGTTACGTCATGCAAATGCTAGCAGAAAATGGTTGGCGTTATGGCGGCGAATCATCCGGTCACTTATTGTGCTTGGATTCGAACAGTACGGGTGATGGTATTGTTTCAGCATTGCAGGTGTTGCTGGCATTACGTGATACCGGTGTTGGTTTGCACGAGTGGCAAAAGCGCATGAGTAAAATGCCACAAACTATGATTAACGTTCATCGTAGTCGTAATATCGATGTGATGAGCGACGCAACGATTCAAGCAGCGATTGCCGCAACGGAAAAAAAGTTGGCCAATCGCGGGCGCGTATTATTGCGCCCTTCGGGTACTGAGCCTTTGGTGCGGGTTATGGTTGAAGGTGAAGATCCTGTGGTAACTCAATTGTTAGCCCAAGAATTAGCAGAAGTGGTTGAGCGGGCATTGGCGTAA